The nucleotide sequence CTACCTACGGGACAATGACAGACTCCCGCAACAATAAAACATACAAGACGATTAAAATAGACAATATCACGTGGATGGCTGCAAACCTCGATTACGAAACGACCAACAGCTGGTGTCCTCAGAATAGCAGCGATCAATGCAAGTCCTACGGAAGACTCTATACCTGGAACAATACCAAGAACGTCTGCCCGACCGGATGGCGCGTCCCAAGTATCCTTGATTACTGGAAAGCCTCAACCCATTACCTTCGTCCGAATATATGGAGCATTGACGGCTGGCAAGATTACACATCGGCAGACAACGCCGTTCCTGGCCTAGAAATTCCGGCTGCAGGAGTTAGATATCCCGATGGAAAAATGGATTACGTGCACCGATTCGGTGGAATTTGGCTATCGGATGAAGCAACTACGGACTCCGCCTATTACGACGGTCGTTCCGGAATTTCTGTCCATGACGACGTTCTGTACGGCAGCACTAAACGTTTCCCCGACCTCAAGCCCGAAGGAGCGACAAGCACACTCGCTCCAACGGCCAGCGCACAGCTTAAAACTTTCGGTTTTTCGATCCGCTGTGTCAAGGAAGACTAAAGCAAAAAAGCACCCTTCAAGGGTGCTTTTTTATTGCTTAAAAATGATTTAACTATTCGTGCATGATCACGTTGTCCAGCGTCTGACCGCTGACCTTGACTGCGTCCCACAGCACAGCGTTACTGATGGTGCAGTTCTCGATAACGCAATCGTCGCCCACCGACACATTGGGACCGATAATGCTGTTCGTGATCTTTGCGCCCTTGCCAATGTAGCACGGAGCAATCACCTTGACGCCCGGGTGATTCACCGAAGCGGAATTGTCGATGCGCTTGAGCACATGGGCATTAGTTTCCAACAGGGTTTCTGCCAGGCCGCAGTCCAACCACTTTTGCACCGGAGCGGTACGGAAATGGCAGCCCTTTTCGAGCATCATTTGGAGAGCGTCCGTCAACTGGAATTCGTTCTTGGTGCGGATATTGTTGTCCATCAGGTACTTGAGGCTCTGCTTGAGCACCTTGGTATCCTTGATGTAGTAGATACCCACAATGGCCTCGTCGCTCACGAATTCCTGCGGTTTTTCCACCAGGCGCGTAATACGACCGGAGCCGTCGGTCACGGCTACGCCAAAACGGCGCGGGTCCTCGACCTTGAAGGTATAAAGGATATTTTCGTCCACATTGTGGAGAATGGAAAGATCCGCTTCGAAAAGCGTATCGCCCAGAATAATCAGGAGCGGTTCATCGTCATCCACGTAAGGCAGTGCGAGGCTGATTGCTTCGCCCAAACCCTGTGGATTGGACTGGACCACAGCGCGGGTCTTACCCCAAGCAGGGCGCTTTTCCAAAAAAGAGTCTACAGCCTCAGCCTTGTAGCCGGTAATAAAAATCGTTTCCGTGGGCTTTAGGCTTAGGGAATCTTCAACAATCCAATCTAAAATCGTCTTGCCGGCAACGGGCAGCAAACACTTCGGTAAATTCTCAGTGTAAGGCCGCAAGCGTAGTCCGTTTCCAGTAACGGGCAGAACAATCTTCATTTAATCCAAATTCCTCAAAACAAAACTTTACATCAGCAATATAGCATTTTATATGGAGCGGGGGTATCTGAAAATGGTAATAATGTTGTAAACTCAGTAACATTATCCAACACGCTTAAAATGAGCCAAATAAGAAAAAACCGCCTCGGGGTGAGACGGTTTTTCGTGGATGATGCAGGGGTCGAACCTGCGACCCGCTGATTAAGAGTCAGCTGCTCTACCAACTGAGCTAATCATCCATAGTCGCTTAGGACGCGCTCAATTATAGAATAAAAAAGGGGCGTTGTCAAGGGAGAAAGCGGATTTTTTCAAAAAAATCTATATTTTTTTGCATGAGCCTGAATTCAAACCGCATGGACGCCTATTTGGCGTTTTTGGGAGTGGAACGGAACCTTTCGCCCGCCACCATCCAAAGCTACCAGGAGGACTTGCGGCATTTTATAGGCTGGCTCGACGAAATTGGACTGGACCTCAAGGATTTGACTCCCGAAAAGCTGGACGAATTCCTGACGCTCACCGCCGGGCAAGAGGAATACTCCCCCACATCAATTGCAAGGCATTTTTCAAGCCTGCGCGGGTTCTTAAAGTACATGCAGAACCAGGGCGAATACGACTTCAGCACAGAATCCATGCTGGACCGTCCCAAACTCGGGCATTATCTGCCGCAGTACCTGACCCGCGAAGAAATCGA is from uncultured Fibrobacter sp. and encodes:
- a CDS encoding sugar phosphate nucleotidyltransferase, which encodes MKIVLPVTGNGLRLRPYTENLPKCLLPVAGKTILDWIVEDSLSLKPTETIFITGYKAEAVDSFLEKRPAWGKTRAVVQSNPQGLGEAISLALPYVDDDEPLLIILGDTLFEADLSILHNVDENILYTFKVEDPRRFGVAVTDGSGRITRLVEKPQEFVSDEAIVGIYYIKDTKVLKQSLKYLMDNNIRTKNEFQLTDALQMMLEKGCHFRTAPVQKWLDCGLAETLLETNAHVLKRIDNSASVNHPGVKVIAPCYIGKGAKITNSIIGPNVSVGDDCVIENCTISNAVLWDAVKVSGQTLDNVIMHE